A stretch of Carnobacterium iners DNA encodes these proteins:
- a CDS encoding YfhO family protein codes for MIILQLSIKNFLQYQWPLLLAFFVPCIILSVIYIVQGVYPFGNSSLMTVDLGQQYVDFFSYYRQTFYEDPSSFFYSFSKSIGGDMVGLWAYYLTSPFNFIFLIFPQNQISLAITCLTILKISLTGLSFGWLLKKSFNGHGFILAAFSISYALMGYTIVNQLNIMWLDGLIFLPLIAYGIEVLLSEKKGLLYSLFLALALFSNYYIAYMICLFLIGYFFFRLLGMSYDSNLSLMKKIKLNLSSVLLFFWHSLLGAGLSAFLLLPTFFSLLESKASYTKLLFDWETSFPFHEMLSKLMIGAFNFEQMPSGYPNIFIGSLALLSFCFYFFNQSFPLRERFFGLILTLFFIVSMNLKAFNIVWHALQYPIWYPYRFSFVVCFFMILNGFRSFMKMEGLRPLETFFSVILLAIIGINVYQNDYDFIEPIQIIITIVFSLLIIFMLIIKSQAYKWLLFLFFLVTIVEMGTNAQINLSRLSYVKQNSFSTYQHLLNTDISSIEDRDTGFYRIEKTFSRSKNDSFQTNYPSVSHFSSTFEKEMPKFFGQLGLPVGDGFVSYSNGTLLTDSFLGIKYYISEQNELYRNSLNETNLLNKLPLSEEKKQNKLINPDFQLSLIQTKPDLRAYLPFKESDKTVIYENPYALPILFGSDRNILTVEPPNNRPIQFQETIMRSLAGLPNKTSLFIPADFDTIVYQNIAVTQSFKNQSYVKQIFNEEASVTFQFKPKTNDSYYLTLDPNIKEEDVTFYLNGIPYTQYPTYRDVLVLNLAHLNKDDTITFKIALKKSRLSLNNFDLYRLDQDIFSSIIKKLQKNNLTIKNQSNTLIQGTITIQPDQELLFTSIPYSKGWSASIDGVPVETKKALNSLLVVPIKPGIHSVSLKYQPPWLKEGVILTFIVAGILAISHLLEIKINNKCDCND; via the coding sequence GTGATTATATTGCAACTTTCAATTAAAAATTTTTTACAGTACCAGTGGCCTTTACTATTAGCTTTTTTTGTTCCCTGTATTATTCTATCTGTAATTTATATTGTACAAGGTGTTTATCCTTTTGGAAACAGTTCTCTGATGACTGTAGATTTAGGTCAACAATACGTTGATTTCTTTTCGTATTATCGACAGACTTTTTATGAAGATCCTTCCAGTTTTTTTTATTCTTTTTCAAAATCAATAGGAGGAGATATGGTAGGACTATGGGCTTATTATTTAACTAGTCCATTTAATTTTATTTTTTTAATTTTCCCACAAAACCAAATTTCTTTGGCCATTACCTGCTTAACTATTCTAAAAATTAGTCTAACTGGCTTAAGTTTTGGTTGGTTATTAAAAAAATCATTCAATGGACATGGCTTTATTTTAGCCGCTTTCTCTATTAGTTATGCTTTGATGGGCTACACGATTGTCAATCAATTAAATATTATGTGGCTTGATGGACTTATTTTTTTACCCCTCATTGCATACGGTATTGAAGTCTTACTCTCAGAAAAAAAAGGTCTCCTTTATTCTCTTTTTTTAGCACTAGCTTTATTCTCTAATTATTATATCGCTTATATGATTTGTCTTTTTTTAATTGGCTATTTTTTCTTTCGTTTATTGGGCATGTCTTATGATTCTAACCTGTCGCTTATGAAAAAAATCAAACTAAATCTATCTTCTGTTTTATTATTTTTTTGGCATTCCCTACTTGGAGCTGGTTTAAGTGCTTTTTTACTTTTACCTACTTTTTTTTCTCTTCTAGAAAGTAAAGCTAGTTACACAAAATTATTATTTGATTGGGAAACTTCCTTTCCTTTTCATGAAATGTTATCTAAATTAATGATTGGAGCATTTAACTTCGAACAAATGCCTTCAGGATATCCAAATATTTTTATAGGTAGCCTAGCTTTATTATCTTTTTGCTTTTATTTTTTTAATCAATCTTTTCCTTTACGTGAAAGATTTTTCGGTTTAATTTTAACGCTCTTTTTCATTGTTTCGATGAATCTAAAAGCCTTTAATATTGTCTGGCATGCTTTGCAGTATCCAATTTGGTATCCTTATCGCTTTTCTTTTGTTGTTTGTTTTTTTATGATTCTAAATGGATTTAGAAGTTTTATGAAAATGGAGGGGTTAAGACCTCTTGAAACTTTTTTCAGTGTGATTTTACTTGCAATAATTGGAATAAACGTTTATCAAAATGACTATGATTTTATCGAACCAATTCAAATTATAATAACAATTGTATTTAGCTTACTCATTATTTTTATGCTTATTATAAAATCACAAGCTTATAAGTGGCTTCTTTTTTTATTTTTTTTAGTAACGATTGTTGAAATGGGAACAAATGCTCAAATAAATTTATCACGTTTAAGTTACGTTAAGCAAAATTCTTTTTCAACTTATCAACACCTATTAAATACTGATATTTCAAGTATCGAAGATAGAGATACTGGTTTTTATAGAATCGAAAAAACATTTTCTAGATCAAAAAATGACAGCTTTCAAACTAACTACCCAAGTGTTTCCCATTTTAGTTCTACTTTTGAAAAAGAAATGCCCAAGTTTTTTGGCCAACTTGGATTACCTGTTGGTGATGGTTTTGTCTCATACTCAAATGGAACCTTACTTACGGATTCGTTTCTGGGAATTAAATACTACATTAGCGAACAAAATGAACTTTATCGTAACTCTCTGAACGAAACGAACTTATTAAATAAGCTACCGTTATCAGAAGAAAAAAAACAAAACAAACTAATTAACCCCGATTTTCAGCTTTCTTTAATTCAGACTAAACCTGACTTACGTGCCTATCTACCTTTCAAAGAGTCTGATAAAACAGTTATATACGAAAACCCTTATGCACTTCCAATTTTATTTGGTAGCGATAGAAATATCTTAACCGTTGAACCACCTAATAATAGACCTATTCAATTTCAAGAAACAATCATGCGTTCCTTAGCTGGACTTCCTAATAAGACTAGTCTATTTATTCCGGCTGATTTTGATACAATTGTTTACCAAAATATTGCTGTAACTCAATCTTTTAAAAATCAGTCTTATGTAAAACAAATTTTTAATGAAGAGGCATCTGTCACTTTTCAATTTAAGCCTAAAACAAACGATTCTTATTATTTAACGTTAGACCCAAATATTAAGGAGGAGGATGTGACATTCTATCTAAATGGGATACCCTATACTCAGTATCCTACTTACCGTGATGTTTTAGTTTTAAATTTAGCACATCTAAATAAAGATGATACCATTACATTTAAAATTGCTTTAAAAAAATCAAGACTTTCTTTAAATAATTTTGATTTGTACCGGCTAGATCAAGATATTTTTTCTTCTATCATTAAAAAACTTCAAAAAAATAATTTAACTATTAAAAATCAAAGTAATACGTTAATACAAGGCACAATTACAATCCAACCGGATCAAGAACTTCTTTTTACTTCTATTCCCTATAGTAAAGGCTGGTCTGCTTCGATAGATGGAGTGCCTGTCGAGACTAAAAAAGCTTTAAATAGTTTGTTAGTCGTACCAATAAAACCAGGAATACATTCAGTAAGCTTAAAATATCAACCTCCTTGGTTAAAAGAAGGTGTTATTTTAACATTTATTGTAGCAGGCATATTAGCTATTTCACATCTTCTAGAAATTAAAATTAACAATAAATGCGATTGCAATGATTAA
- a CDS encoding pentapeptide repeat-containing protein, whose product MSNTEMIESIIQRTHFSNTKLFGTNFAESSLMDVLFSGCFANYSSFSISSLKQVRFKETILIKNDFYELKWKNLYFNHCELNGISLMQTNLNALDLSFSTFEKVGISLDLLKGLTLSSIQTLVIANTLGRKIKQKTQEMTSHFLGFSYSLLCCRIIFCCFIPVDYIPKSFDVIWTNVFII is encoded by the coding sequence ATTAGTAATACTGAAATGATTGAGTCAATTATTCAGCGTACTCATTTTTCAAATACTAAGTTATTTGGTACAAATTTCGCCGAATCCTCATTGATGGATGTGTTGTTTTCAGGATGTTTTGCTAACTATAGTTCTTTTAGTATTAGCTCTTTAAAACAAGTACGTTTTAAAGAGACGATTTTAATTAAAAATGATTTTTATGAATTAAAATGGAAGAACCTTTATTTCAATCACTGTGAATTAAATGGAATAAGTTTAATGCAAACAAATTTAAACGCGTTAGATTTAAGTTTTTCTACTTTTGAAAAGGTAGGCATTTCCCTTGATTTACTAAAAGGGCTTACTCTAAGTAGTATACAAACCTTAGTTATCGCAAATACTTTAGGTAGAAAGATAAAACAAAAAACCCAAGAAATGACTAGTCATTTCTTGGGTTTTTCTTATTCCTTACTTTGCTGCCGCATAATTTTTTGCTGCTTCATCCCAGTTGACTACATTCCAAAAAGCTTTGATGTAATCTGGACGAACGTTTTTATAATTTAA
- a CDS encoding superoxide dismutase, translated as MAYELPELPYAYDALVPTIDEETMHLHHDKHHNAYLTNLNKAIENYPELAGKTIEELISSLDTVPEAIRTAVRNNGGGHVNHSFFWTILTPNGSSEPTGDLKVAIETTFGSLDKFKEEFAASGAGRFGSGWAWLVLDGDKLAIMSTPNQDSPLTEGKTPILGLDVWEHAYYLNYKNVRPDYIKAFWNVVNWDEAAKNYAAAK; from the coding sequence ATGGCTTATGAATTACCAGAACTACCTTATGCTTACGATGCACTAGTACCAACTATCGATGAGGAAACAATGCACTTGCACCACGACAAGCATCACAATGCTTATTTAACAAACTTAAATAAAGCAATTGAGAATTATCCTGAATTAGCAGGAAAAACAATTGAAGAATTAATTTCTAGTTTAGATACTGTACCTGAAGCCATCCGTACAGCTGTTCGTAATAACGGTGGTGGACATGTTAATCATAGCTTCTTTTGGACTATCCTTACGCCAAATGGTAGCAGTGAGCCAACTGGCGATTTGAAAGTGGCTATTGAAACAACTTTTGGTAGCTTAGATAAATTTAAAGAAGAATTTGCCGCTTCAGGAGCAGGACGTTTTGGTTCTGGTTGGGCATGGCTAGTATTAGATGGAGATAAGTTAGCTATTATGTCTACTCCTAATCAAGACTCACCATTAACAGAAGGAAAAACACCAATTTTAGGATTGGATGTATGGGAACACGCTTATTATTTAAATTATAAAAACGTTCGTCCAGATTACATCAAAGCTTTTTGGAATGTAGTCAACTGGGATGAAGCAGCAAAAAATTATGCGGCAGCAAAGTAA
- a CDS encoding DUF1189 domain-containing protein: protein MIDIQLFNLMKASFLNPEKLSAVRSLSKKKIILYLIFLSFITAIPTWIQGNKLIADFKKDGQKIAEQLPSFKIEDDKLVTEEGTKSFIYQTDSIIFTFDPTGEQTPEDVKKNTIGTTVGLALLKEGFYLSAPGYPGDISYSKMNGLDNIFFKDLFLGMKRVSILIFIFSFILIWLVSLLIVIIYNLLYTVFANLVSTFSRRSLRFSDNWKIVLFASTLPTVFFAVLNSFQLTPYLQLEATLAVTIYFYYLAIKKIPKEKIIKK, encoded by the coding sequence GTGATTGATATTCAACTTTTTAATTTAATGAAAGCCTCTTTTCTTAATCCAGAAAAATTAAGCGCTGTACGTAGCTTGAGTAAGAAAAAAATAATACTGTATCTGATATTCCTTTCGTTTATAACAGCTATTCCTACTTGGATTCAGGGAAATAAATTAATCGCTGATTTTAAAAAAGATGGCCAAAAGATTGCCGAACAATTGCCCTCTTTTAAAATAGAAGATGATAAGTTAGTAACTGAAGAAGGTACTAAAAGCTTTATTTATCAGACAGATTCAATTATTTTTACTTTCGATCCTACAGGAGAACAGACACCAGAAGATGTCAAAAAAAATACTATTGGGACAACAGTAGGACTAGCCTTACTTAAAGAGGGTTTTTATCTTAGTGCACCAGGCTATCCAGGTGATATATCTTATTCTAAAATGAACGGTTTAGATAATATTTTTTTTAAAGACTTATTTTTAGGGATGAAAAGAGTAAGTATTCTAATTTTTATTTTCTCATTTATCTTAATTTGGCTAGTTAGTTTATTAATCGTAATTATTTACAATTTACTTTATACCGTTTTTGCTAATTTAGTCTCTACCTTCAGTCGTCGTTCTCTTCGTTTTTCTGACAATTGGAAAATTGTTTTGTTCGCTTCAACTTTACCTACTGTTTTCTTTGCTGTATTAAATAGTTTTCAACTAACTCCTTATTTGCAGCTAGAAGCAACATTGGCTGTAACAATTTATTTCTACTATTTAGCTATTAAGAAGATACCAAAAGAAAAAATAATTAAAAAATAA
- a CDS encoding DEAD/DEAH box helicase: MEHTFERFNIQTFLIEAINEIGFTQPTEVQEKLIPAIKKGKSVIGQSQTGSGKTHTFLLPLIDGIDPAKKEVQVVITTPSRELAEQISKAALQLVENAPEKINIQTYVGGTDKKRQIAKLAGKQPHIVIGTPGRILDLMNEKALLIYTAPVLVIDEADMTLDMGFLEDIDKIASKLPTELQMLIFSATIPNKLKPFLKKYMENPLYEQIQPKDIISTNIENWLISTKGRERIDVIYELLTIGQPYLVMIFANTKVKVDEIADGLKSRGIKVAKIHGDIPPRERRRVMKQVQNLEYQFVVATDLAARGIDIDGVSHVINAEIPRDLDFFIHRVGRTGRKDLKGTAITLYSPNEENLVIDIEKMGITFEPKSIKHGEIVDTFDRKRRAQREKKKTESLDGETRGMLKKAKKTIKPGYKKKMGRVIKASNVKKRRTERRTQANTIKKANKASNKTK; this comes from the coding sequence ATGGAACATACATTTGAAAGATTTAATATTCAAACATTTTTAATAGAAGCAATTAACGAAATAGGCTTTACACAGCCTACAGAAGTGCAAGAAAAACTTATTCCAGCCATAAAAAAAGGGAAAAGTGTTATTGGACAATCCCAAACGGGTTCAGGTAAAACACATACCTTTTTGTTGCCTTTAATTGATGGCATTGATCCTGCTAAAAAAGAAGTTCAAGTTGTAATTACTACACCAAGTAGAGAATTAGCTGAACAAATATCTAAAGCTGCTTTACAATTAGTGGAAAATGCACCAGAAAAAATTAATATTCAAACTTATGTTGGCGGTACAGATAAAAAACGTCAAATAGCTAAATTAGCAGGGAAGCAACCACATATTGTTATTGGAACACCAGGTAGAATTTTAGATTTGATGAATGAAAAAGCGCTATTAATCTATACAGCACCTGTTTTAGTAATAGACGAAGCAGATATGACATTAGACATGGGATTCTTAGAAGACATTGATAAAATTGCTAGTAAATTACCAACAGAATTGCAAATGTTAATTTTCTCAGCAACTATCCCAAATAAGCTAAAACCTTTCTTGAAGAAATATATGGAGAATCCTCTATATGAGCAAATCCAACCGAAAGATATCATATCTACAAACATTGAAAACTGGCTTATATCTACTAAAGGACGCGAAAGAATTGATGTTATTTACGAATTACTAACAATTGGACAACCGTATTTAGTGATGATATTTGCTAATACAAAAGTAAAAGTAGATGAAATAGCAGATGGATTAAAATCAAGAGGAATAAAAGTAGCGAAAATACATGGAGATATCCCACCACGTGAAAGAAGACGTGTGATGAAACAAGTCCAAAACTTAGAGTACCAATTTGTTGTTGCAACCGACTTAGCTGCTCGAGGCATTGATATAGATGGTGTTTCTCATGTCATTAATGCTGAAATCCCTCGTGATTTAGACTTCTTCATTCATAGGGTAGGTCGTACGGGTCGTAAAGACTTAAAAGGAACAGCCATAACTTTGTATTCACCAAATGAAGAAAATTTAGTTATTGATATCGAAAAAATGGGTATCACTTTTGAGCCTAAAAGTATTAAACATGGAGAAATCGTAGATACTTTCGATCGTAAGCGCCGTGCTCAGCGTGAAAAGAAAAAAACAGAATCTCTTGATGGTGAAACGAGAGGAATGTTGAAAAAAGCTAAAAAGACGATTAAACCTGGATACAAGAAAAAAATGGGTCGAGTTATTAAAGCAAGTAATGTGAAAAAACGTCGTACAGAGCGTCGTACGCAAGCTAATACAATTAAAAAAGCAAATAAAGCAAGTAATAAAACTAAATAA